Proteins found in one Aneurinibacillus uraniidurans genomic segment:
- a CDS encoding YmaF family protein → MKKVFKVNRKSTGKTNQRRAQRHTHEFLGSVKLAEMGIDRHNHRFAGVTGQAIPRGRSHVHVISTNTDFFGHFHQVKIVTGPAIPIGNGKHIHFVKGQTTLVDGHLHRFAFATLIQNPLT, encoded by the coding sequence ATGAAGAAAGTGTTTAAAGTAAACAGAAAATCTACAGGTAAAACCAATCAAAGGCGAGCACAGCGGCACACACACGAATTCTTAGGAAGTGTAAAGTTGGCAGAAATGGGGATTGACAGACATAATCATCGTTTTGCAGGCGTTACAGGTCAAGCCATTCCAAGAGGGCGGAGCCATGTTCACGTTATATCTACGAATACAGACTTTTTCGGCCACTTTCACCAAGTGAAAATCGTTACGGGTCCTGCTATTCCTATCGGGAATGGTAAACACATACACTTTGTTAAAGGGCAAACCACATTGGTTGATGGCCACCTTCATAGATTTGCCTTTGCTACGTTAATTCAAAATCCGCTTACTTGA
- a CDS encoding metallophosphoesterase family protein yields the protein MKKTLLTTLLTASILAVPTISSHAQNTGKPVLSFPVISDIHIQAPQPKTQQKFAAALQDLRNVNPAADALIINGDLTDGEPADYQKLKETLQHNPHPPRVYYTIGNHEFFKAWHNKNRVRSAATFPNGETDHASIARFLSLTGEKSVYHAKVIKGYTFVFLGSEQYRQSNPNNLEDAYLSKKQLNWLEQTLTKASQTGKPIFVFLHQPLPRTVSGTYTCCTNNRAVIQHAELKDILNRFPEVILFTGHTHWELKLPKTFVQDNFTMVNTSSVVQPWTDNGQPGGGTPVKGEASEGLVVNVYPDKVEIKGRSFTKKSWISGAQFTVPISH from the coding sequence GTGAAGAAGACCCTGCTTACTACACTGCTTACGGCCAGCATCCTTGCCGTTCCAACGATCTCAAGCCATGCGCAAAATACCGGAAAACCTGTTCTCAGCTTTCCGGTCATTAGCGATATCCATATTCAAGCTCCTCAACCAAAAACCCAGCAAAAATTTGCTGCCGCCCTGCAAGATTTGCGCAACGTAAATCCGGCAGCGGATGCGCTTATTATAAATGGTGACTTAACAGACGGGGAACCAGCGGATTACCAGAAGCTCAAAGAAACACTCCAGCACAATCCACATCCACCGCGCGTCTACTATACAATCGGCAATCATGAATTTTTTAAAGCCTGGCATAACAAAAACCGGGTACGGTCTGCTGCTACGTTCCCAAATGGAGAAACCGACCATGCTTCCATCGCACGTTTCTTATCTCTAACAGGAGAAAAAAGCGTATACCATGCCAAAGTGATAAAAGGCTATACGTTTGTTTTCCTCGGCTCCGAGCAATATCGCCAATCCAACCCTAACAACTTAGAAGACGCATATTTATCAAAAAAACAACTGAACTGGCTGGAACAAACGCTTACCAAAGCCTCTCAAACAGGAAAACCGATTTTCGTCTTCCTGCATCAGCCGCTTCCGCGTACCGTATCAGGGACATATACGTGCTGTACAAACAATCGTGCTGTTATACAGCATGCAGAGCTGAAAGATATTTTGAACCGTTTCCCGGAAGTCATTCTATTTACCGGGCATACACACTGGGAGTTAAAGCTGCCGAAAACGTTTGTACAGGATAATTTTACGATGGTGAATACAAGCTCAGTGGTACAACCGTGGACTGACAATGGACAACCCGGTGGTGGGACTCCGGTAAAAGGAGAAGCTAGTGAGGGACTTGTCGTGAATGTATATCCAGACAAAGTGGAGATTAAAGGTCGTAGTTTTACGAAGAAAAGCTGGATTTCAGGGGCGCAGTTTACGGTTCCGATTTCTCACTAA